From a region of the Salinispira pacifica genome:
- a CDS encoding tetratricopeptide repeat protein has protein sequence MSATVKFLRRRSVSKLIIIPMLVFLAHSHPFLHSQDQPEKSIVIHMQKPVLFPQSENQQRMLEELLSDLPRALAAEYELDSGFSSGGAGGSGGSALYIETPGDDTNITGREYRMTIRRIISDGTSIITMELLGVDESAGSGNAPAPFTLFRNIEDLDLRMLSQMLMYQLFQYESPHAVLYQTNENPPPLVLDYWSTEYISFRDIESSLTLLPFSVETRSSGASIIAAGSLALEFDQEFRLKRVIGKDFVRQGRYSDFYDIELSASEILYSRPAAGSYINRFHPMTGTAGRIYTPVQIPLSFEVLNEGELVVSDSANPDVFRVSEGESRRTAFHTNSYTAPSVLTVSMDGSLWAYDIISGIISIFSPSGNFISSRIPLLPPDQRGRVKSLESLNDGSYLILTDSHLYRFGSNGIPVWSMEGIPGVENSNFMYALDMAYNHPRGEIIIPLSSTSMVLRLLDQADNPRLDSEPTVSTEPDRRRELADLQAERFARPGDVRLLRAIAEIHLENSARMPAEFYLRRALELSPDNIDLQTRLARLKGEILTEQTLLLAEETRQLLINRGPETARPNYQRTIAAFEELLYMNPRDGEIAEEKRSLEQEFRSYTDSAEIPPGPIEFRNPVFPAIFPSLTGYYAVRGWGSMELYNPSPAELSGIVISLHMPEYLSFPLELRLVEPLQPGESREIRFLPVFTSTLMELREAVAIQLSVQAEYNLGGERRRRTAGYAADILGSRSLVWDDSAKLASFIQPSEPNVEEFAFTLLKESSHGPGLSSLESSFNSITLRAWRILEGLGRYGIEYVEDPVNPISGILGDSDIVDTVRYPGTTLLYKSGDCDDSSALCASLLESAGVETAIMTVPGHVFIAFNSGEPGVNRWLFEMAGLKAIEHNNSLWIPVETTMLNRGFLPAWKAGGDHLTRYGYPDGNRASHSAEPITEFIPLSRARALYPPAAVSGQSYGILGPGSDSLIQALNNSRSFFARTHIDSVIESGLSRLSSFTGRRLLREKTVLGGFIARFGELEEAERMLEPLVSQGGGSRTAASYLINAYISHGEFNRAETLLNELASRADQTEDQFFTRVMEILNSSDPESGQPGAGRRAAEGLGSSRGSRTSRKESVTLVWPSEDGGGR, from the coding sequence ATGTCCGCTACCGTGAAGTTTCTACGCCGCAGATCCGTTTCAAAACTGATAATCATACCCATGCTGGTCTTTCTGGCCCACAGCCATCCATTTCTCCATTCTCAGGATCAACCTGAAAAATCCATCGTAATTCACATGCAGAAACCCGTGCTGTTTCCCCAGTCTGAAAACCAGCAAAGAATGCTTGAAGAACTGCTGTCCGATCTGCCCCGGGCTCTTGCCGCCGAATATGAATTGGATTCCGGCTTTTCTTCCGGCGGTGCAGGCGGGTCCGGCGGGTCCGCCCTGTACATTGAAACTCCCGGGGACGATACCAATATCACCGGCCGTGAATACCGTATGACCATCCGGAGAATTATCTCCGACGGCACATCAATCATTACCATGGAGCTTCTGGGCGTCGACGAATCCGCCGGCTCCGGCAATGCCCCCGCCCCCTTCACCCTGTTCCGGAATATTGAGGACCTGGATCTGAGGATGCTCTCCCAGATGCTCATGTACCAGCTGTTTCAATACGAGTCCCCCCATGCCGTGCTGTATCAGACAAATGAAAACCCACCGCCTCTGGTGCTTGATTACTGGAGCACCGAGTATATTTCATTCCGGGACATTGAAAGCAGTCTTACCCTGCTTCCGTTCTCGGTTGAAACCCGATCCTCAGGGGCAAGCATTATCGCCGCAGGCAGCCTCGCCCTTGAATTCGATCAGGAATTCCGGCTGAAACGTGTTATCGGGAAGGATTTCGTAAGACAGGGAAGATATTCTGATTTTTATGATATCGAGTTGAGTGCCTCGGAAATACTCTATTCCCGTCCCGCCGCCGGCTCCTACATCAACCGTTTTCATCCGATGACCGGAACTGCCGGACGGATATACACCCCCGTGCAGATCCCCTTGAGTTTTGAGGTTCTCAACGAAGGAGAACTGGTCGTTTCAGACAGTGCAAACCCGGATGTATTCAGGGTCAGTGAGGGCGAGAGCCGGCGTACAGCGTTTCATACCAACAGTTATACCGCCCCTTCAGTGCTCACGGTATCCATGGACGGCAGCCTCTGGGCATACGATATAATCAGCGGCATAATCAGCATCTTCAGTCCTTCCGGTAATTTTATTTCAAGCCGCATCCCTCTGCTGCCTCCTGACCAGAGGGGCCGGGTGAAATCCCTTGAAAGCCTGAACGACGGATCATATCTGATTCTGACCGACAGTCATCTCTATCGCTTCGGAAGCAACGGAATCCCTGTCTGGAGCATGGAAGGAATTCCCGGTGTGGAAAACTCGAATTTTATGTATGCCCTCGACATGGCATATAATCATCCAAGAGGAGAAATCATCATTCCTCTGAGCAGCACTTCAATGGTTCTCCGTCTTCTGGATCAGGCGGATAATCCCCGCCTTGACTCAGAACCCACAGTCAGTACCGAACCCGACCGCCGCCGTGAACTTGCAGACCTTCAGGCCGAGCGTTTTGCCCGCCCCGGCGACGTTCGTCTCCTCCGGGCAATTGCAGAGATCCATCTGGAAAATTCCGCACGAATGCCGGCGGAGTTTTATCTCCGAAGAGCATTGGAACTATCACCGGACAACATCGATCTCCAGACCCGCCTTGCCCGCCTCAAGGGGGAAATCCTCACTGAACAGACCCTTCTTCTTGCAGAAGAAACCCGTCAGCTTCTCATTAACCGGGGACCGGAGACTGCCCGTCCCAACTATCAGCGAACCATTGCCGCCTTCGAAGAACTTTTGTATATGAATCCCCGGGACGGGGAAATTGCCGAAGAAAAGCGCTCCCTTGAGCAGGAATTCCGCAGCTACACAGATTCAGCCGAAATCCCCCCTGGGCCTATAGAGTTCCGCAATCCGGTGTTTCCCGCCATATTTCCGTCACTCACCGGGTATTATGCAGTCCGGGGCTGGGGAAGCATGGAGTTGTACAATCCTTCACCGGCTGAGCTCAGCGGCATAGTGATATCTCTGCATATGCCCGAATACCTCAGCTTTCCATTGGAACTCCGTCTTGTTGAGCCGTTGCAGCCCGGGGAATCCCGGGAAATCCGGTTTCTTCCGGTGTTTACATCCACCCTTATGGAGTTGCGGGAGGCCGTGGCAATCCAGTTGAGTGTTCAGGCAGAATACAATCTTGGGGGTGAGCGGCGAAGACGGACTGCAGGATATGCCGCAGATATTCTGGGGAGCAGATCCCTGGTTTGGGATGACAGCGCAAAACTGGCCTCCTTTATCCAGCCATCGGAGCCCAATGTTGAGGAGTTCGCTTTCACACTCCTTAAGGAAAGCAGCCATGGGCCCGGACTCAGCAGCCTGGAGAGCTCGTTCAACTCCATAACTCTCCGGGCCTGGCGGATTCTGGAAGGACTGGGGCGATATGGTATTGAATATGTGGAAGACCCTGTAAACCCCATCTCAGGAATTCTGGGTGATTCCGATATTGTTGATACTGTGCGGTATCCGGGAACCACACTTCTGTATAAATCCGGTGACTGTGACGACAGCAGCGCATTATGTGCATCGCTGCTGGAAAGCGCAGGAGTGGAAACAGCAATAATGACCGTTCCCGGCCATGTTTTTATTGCCTTCAATAGCGGAGAGCCGGGGGTAAACCGATGGCTTTTTGAGATGGCCGGTCTGAAAGCCATTGAACACAATAACAGCCTGTGGATTCCCGTGGAAACAACCATGCTCAACCGGGGCTTCCTCCCGGCATGGAAGGCCGGGGGTGACCATCTTACCCGTTACGGCTATCCCGACGGCAACAGGGCCTCTCACAGCGCAGAACCAATTACGGAATTCATTCCGCTATCCCGAGCCCGTGCATTGTATCCTCCTGCAGCAGTCTCCGGACAAAGCTACGGGATTCTCGGCCCGGGAAGCGATTCCCTTATTCAGGCGCTGAACAACTCCCGGTCATTTTTCGCCCGTACGCATATTGACTCTGTGATTGAATCGGGATTATCCCGGCTTTCCTCCTTCACCGGCCGCAGATTGCTTCGGGAAAAAACCGTCCTGGGAGGATTTATTGCCCGTTTCGGAGAGCTGGAAGAAGCGGAACGCATGCTTGAACCCTTGGTTTCCCAGGGGGGAGGCAGTCGGACTGCCGCGAGCTATCTGATAAACGCCTATATCAGCCATGGAGAGTTCAACAGGGCGGAAACCCTGCTGAATGAACTCGCATCCCGGGCAGATCAAACGGAAGATCAGTTTTTCACCCGGGTGATGGAAATTCTCAATTCATCAGATCCTGAATCCGGACAACCCGGGGCCGGACGGAGGGCGGCGGAAGGGTTGGGAAGCAGCCGGGGAAGCAGAACGTCCCGAAAGGAAAGTGTTACCCTTGTGTGGCCTTCGGAGGACGGCGGCGGACGTTAA
- the ppk1 gene encoding polyphosphate kinase 1, translating into MIAKECNMKQKSNDIRYFNRELSWIEFNRRVLYEGVRSDKPLLERLKFLSIVSSNFDEFFMVRVASLKTQYLQGNYTNCPSRMSPEEQLKAIYREYREMLQQQYRVLLEEILPELKSKGFQYLDIPDLNAEQKSSLKKKFLNDYFPLLTPVRVNGREPMVKSGNMRLHAGFVLCREGESEEHLAVVQLPSSAERIIRLPSKEGSFYFTLLENLVVMFASSIFPGYEVKEHAMFRITRDADFAVDESRDEDFVEAMEQVLSERLSSEAVRLNCSNTSAKIKNLLRESLNLTEDEVFITPNPLELGDFMDLVFVHGFDSLRDEPWKPVDILPDAEDLSIWDWIKTRDRLLLHPFESFGPVMRMLEAASQDEGVLAIKMTLYRTSKNSPIVRALEAAAQNGKQVTVLVELKARFDEKRNIEWAERLERSGVIVVYGIAELKVHAKAMLIIRREERGISRYLHLGTGNYNDKTARLYTDIGLITAREDLCYEAGLFFNAITGYSAVPALSKLSMAPHNLKNKILQLIEREQDKHSRENPGHIMVKINSLSDPVIIEALYQASQAGVRIDMNIRGICMLKPGVKGLSENIRVVSVIDRYLEHPRAIYFLNGGSPEVYISSADWMGRNLDRRVELLTPVEDPRCAKSIQEMLEVYMNDNSQAYELQKDGSYRRVSAEDPKKRVHAQWRMYQKARDGDHGDGTQNTRVFNVRRRPPKATQG; encoded by the coding sequence ATGATTGCCAAGGAATGCAATATGAAGCAAAAAAGTAACGATATACGATATTTCAACCGGGAGCTCAGCTGGATAGAATTCAACCGTCGGGTTTTATATGAGGGAGTGCGCAGCGACAAGCCGCTTCTGGAGCGTTTGAAATTTCTTTCTATTGTGAGCAGCAACTTCGATGAGTTTTTTATGGTCAGGGTGGCCTCATTGAAGACTCAATATCTGCAGGGAAATTACACCAATTGTCCAAGCAGAATGAGTCCTGAAGAACAGCTGAAGGCGATTTACCGGGAATACCGGGAAATGCTTCAGCAGCAGTACCGTGTGCTCCTTGAGGAAATACTCCCGGAGTTGAAATCCAAGGGTTTTCAGTATCTTGATATTCCGGATCTGAATGCTGAACAGAAGTCATCTTTAAAAAAGAAGTTTCTCAATGACTATTTCCCCCTTCTCACTCCGGTACGAGTAAATGGCCGGGAGCCGATGGTTAAGTCGGGAAATATGCGGCTCCATGCCGGTTTTGTGCTGTGCAGGGAAGGAGAAAGTGAAGAGCATCTGGCAGTCGTACAGCTTCCCAGCTCAGCGGAGCGGATTATCAGATTGCCCTCAAAAGAAGGCAGCTTTTACTTCACATTGCTTGAAAACCTTGTGGTGATGTTTGCCTCCAGTATTTTCCCCGGATATGAGGTGAAAGAACACGCTATGTTCCGCATTACCCGGGATGCGGATTTTGCGGTGGATGAAAGCAGAGATGAGGATTTTGTAGAAGCCATGGAGCAGGTGCTTAGTGAGCGCCTGAGTTCCGAAGCAGTACGGTTAAACTGCAGCAATACGAGCGCAAAGATTAAAAATCTGCTGCGGGAAAGTCTGAATCTTACTGAAGATGAGGTATTTATAACCCCCAATCCCCTGGAGCTGGGTGATTTTATGGACCTGGTATTCGTGCACGGCTTCGACTCTCTCAGGGATGAACCCTGGAAGCCCGTGGACATTCTGCCGGATGCGGAGGATTTGAGCATCTGGGACTGGATTAAGACCCGTGACCGGCTGCTTCTGCACCCCTTCGAAAGTTTCGGCCCGGTGATGCGGATGCTGGAGGCTGCATCACAGGATGAAGGCGTACTGGCTATCAAAATGACCCTTTACCGGACAAGCAAAAACAGCCCCATTGTCCGGGCTCTGGAAGCTGCGGCACAAAACGGAAAACAGGTAACCGTGCTGGTGGAGCTGAAGGCCAGGTTTGACGAGAAACGCAACATCGAATGGGCCGAGCGGCTGGAGCGATCCGGGGTAATTGTTGTTTACGGAATAGCCGAGCTGAAGGTACATGCCAAAGCCATGCTGATCATACGGAGAGAGGAGCGGGGTATTTCACGCTATCTGCATCTGGGTACCGGAAATTACAACGATAAAACCGCCAGGCTCTACACGGACATCGGCCTGATAACCGCCAGGGAAGATCTGTGCTATGAGGCGGGGCTTTTTTTCAATGCAATAACCGGCTACTCTGCGGTTCCCGCTTTGAGCAAACTCTCCATGGCTCCCCATAATCTGAAGAACAAGATCCTTCAGCTCATAGAACGGGAGCAGGATAAACACAGCCGGGAAAATCCCGGTCATATTATGGTGAAAATCAACTCCCTCTCGGACCCGGTGATTATTGAGGCCCTGTATCAGGCTTCCCAAGCGGGTGTCAGGATCGATATGAATATTCGGGGAATCTGCATGCTGAAACCGGGAGTGAAGGGCTTGAGTGAAAATATCCGGGTTGTCTCCGTTATCGACCGGTACCTTGAACATCCCCGGGCGATATATTTCCTGAATGGAGGAAGCCCCGAGGTGTACATCTCCAGCGCAGACTGGATGGGAAGAAATCTGGATCGGCGGGTTGAACTGCTCACCCCCGTGGAGGATCCCCGCTGCGCAAAATCCATCCAGGAGATGCTTGAGGTATACATGAACGATAATTCCCAGGCATATGAATTGCAAAAGGATGGATCGTATCGGCGGGTTTCAGCCGAGGATCCGAAAAAACGAGTTCACGCCCAGTGGCGGATGTACCAGAAAGCCAGGGACGGGGATCATGGCGACGGCACCCAGAACACCCGGGTTTTTAACGTCCGCCGCCGTCCTCCGAAGGCCACACAAGGGTAA
- a CDS encoding aminotransferase class IV — translation MSSSGGQEIKYAVVNGTVRPLDEPQIFLNDSYYANGIGVYETLRFRHARLYFLSEHIHRLHQSAEIIGITGLPEESEIRRHLQLLIRENRLVSSNIKVLLLKNSRGCDLYMYPVEIPPLKGNQDPDFPEPIGVDLAAYRGERHFPRAKSLSMLLSTRALEHAREWGCWDSVLIDRRDLMLEGSRANLYWLEEDGLYSPPEDSILSGVTRMNFRKSLEKHGIGMKEGLLSYDDFLARPRPLLMTSTSIAVQPVKRFIDLDGNTLELPVDGRTDEYARMYGEYLRSYGRSLNNA, via the coding sequence ATGAGTTCTTCCGGCGGACAGGAAATAAAATATGCAGTGGTGAACGGCACCGTCAGGCCGCTGGATGAACCCCAGATTTTTCTGAATGACAGCTATTATGCAAACGGTATTGGAGTCTATGAAACTCTTCGGTTCCGACACGCCAGACTCTATTTCCTTTCCGAGCACATCCATCGACTTCATCAATCCGCTGAAATCATCGGAATTACCGGACTTCCGGAAGAAAGCGAAATACGCAGGCATCTTCAGCTGCTGATTCGGGAAAACCGCCTTGTGAGCAGCAATATTAAGGTTCTGTTGTTGAAAAACAGCCGCGGGTGCGATCTGTACATGTATCCTGTTGAGATACCCCCCCTGAAAGGAAATCAGGATCCGGATTTCCCCGAACCAATAGGAGTGGACCTTGCCGCATACAGGGGCGAACGGCATTTCCCCCGGGCCAAGTCTCTGAGCATGCTTCTGTCCACCAGGGCCCTGGAACACGCACGGGAATGGGGCTGCTGGGACAGTGTGCTGATTGACCGCCGGGATCTTATGCTGGAGGGAAGCCGGGCCAATCTGTACTGGCTGGAAGAGGACGGCCTATACAGCCCGCCTGAGGATTCAATTCTTTCAGGGGTTACCCGTATGAATTTCAGGAAAAGCCTGGAGAAACACGGCATCGGGATGAAAGAGGGGCTGCTCAGCTACGATGATTTTCTGGCCAGACCCCGACCTCTGCTTATGACCTCGACCTCCATTGCGGTTCAACCGGTAAAACGGTTCATCGATCTCGATGGCAATACGCTGGAACTTCCCGTGGACGGCAGGACAGATGAATATGCCCGGATGTACGGTGAGTATCTGCGCAGCTATGGCCGGAGTCTGAACAACGCATGA
- a CDS encoding Ppx/GppA phosphatase family protein, with the protein MRKENGAGSNKGNNSAHTPDNGSGDTVVAVIDVGSTAIRLVILELDASGGYQRLDRASRPVGLGRDVFITKTIKAASMMQAVQIMTGFAELLKSWNIEPEDAYVVATSAVREARNRDTFVDRIQTKTGFQVQIIDGVEENHLTYIAVLHAVENFRASFSRSNSIIMEVGGGSTELMIMYRGKMQAAQSLKVGTLRLEQQLKSRWDSGENMEEFLREQFRLHVANLHTDSDLKRIRYFIMVGGDARIASYNSGESVGEHYSIIKRDRFFDFVNAVQKKSVEETVRDLGVTYNEAEGLLPALLIFKIFLEETSAQEIIVPDVSIREGILLRNVMGQTAALDKNFASQVVASALSLGRRYHIDERHAQRVKELSLQLYDQLSEEHGLGLRERLYLEVASQLHDVGYFINQSGHHKHGQYIVAHSEIFGLSPEEIRIISNVVRYHRGAKPVKSHLEFGTLPRQHRLAVMKLAAILRVADALDRGHGQHFRNVKVEIDNTNMFISGEHSGDLSIERYGLNLKAGLFEEVYGYKVILR; encoded by the coding sequence ATGAGAAAGGAAAACGGGGCAGGATCAAACAAAGGAAATAATTCCGCACATACACCGGATAACGGATCCGGGGACACGGTAGTTGCAGTAATTGATGTGGGTTCAACCGCCATCAGACTGGTCATTCTGGAGCTGGATGCAAGCGGCGGCTACCAGCGTCTGGACCGGGCCAGCAGGCCTGTAGGTCTCGGCCGGGATGTTTTTATTACCAAGACCATTAAAGCCGCCAGTATGATGCAGGCCGTGCAGATTATGACCGGGTTCGCCGAACTCCTGAAAAGCTGGAACATTGAGCCGGAAGACGCCTATGTAGTTGCAACCAGCGCCGTAAGAGAGGCCAGAAACAGAGATACCTTTGTTGACCGAATTCAGACGAAAACCGGTTTTCAGGTACAGATTATTGACGGTGTAGAGGAAAATCATCTCACGTATATTGCCGTTCTTCATGCGGTGGAAAATTTCCGGGCGTCATTTTCCCGATCCAATTCAATCATTATGGAAGTCGGCGGGGGATCAACAGAACTGATGATCATGTATCGGGGCAAGATGCAGGCCGCCCAAAGTCTCAAGGTGGGTACCCTTCGTCTTGAGCAGCAGCTGAAAAGCCGCTGGGATTCGGGGGAAAATATGGAAGAATTCCTCCGTGAACAATTCCGCCTTCATGTTGCGAACCTGCATACAGATAGTGATCTAAAACGGATCAGGTATTTCATTATGGTTGGGGGTGATGCCCGAATAGCCAGCTATAACAGCGGAGAAAGCGTGGGAGAGCATTATTCCATTATCAAGAGGGACCGGTTTTTTGATTTTGTGAATGCAGTTCAGAAAAAAAGCGTTGAGGAAACCGTCCGGGACCTGGGGGTTACCTATAATGAAGCTGAAGGGCTGCTCCCTGCTCTTCTCATTTTCAAGATATTTCTGGAGGAAACCTCCGCCCAGGAGATAATCGTTCCGGATGTGAGCATCCGTGAGGGGATCCTCCTGAGAAACGTTATGGGGCAGACCGCCGCTCTGGATAAAAATTTCGCCAGCCAGGTGGTTGCTTCGGCATTGAGCCTGGGCAGGCGGTACCATATTGATGAGCGTCATGCCCAGCGGGTCAAGGAGTTAAGTCTCCAGCTGTATGATCAGCTCAGTGAAGAGCACGGATTGGGGTTGAGAGAACGGCTGTATCTCGAGGTTGCCAGTCAGCTCCACGATGTTGGATATTTCATAAATCAGTCCGGCCATCATAAACATGGACAGTATATTGTGGCTCACTCTGAAATTTTCGGTCTTTCCCCCGAGGAGATCCGGATAATTTCAAATGTGGTCCGGTATCACCGTGGAGCCAAGCCGGTAAAATCCCATCTGGAATTCGGAACGCTGCCCCGGCAGCATCGGCTGGCAGTTATGAAACTGGCGGCAATTCTCCGGGTGGCGGATGCCCTGGACCGGGGGCATGGTCAGCATTTTCGGAATGTGAAAGTTGAAATAGATAACACCAATATGTTTATCTCTGGGGAGCACAGCGGGGATTTATCCATTGAAAGATACGGCCTTAATCTCAAGGCGGGGCTTTTTGAAGAAGTGTACGGATATAAGGTGATTCTCCGCTGA
- a CDS encoding M23 family metallopeptidase gives MNIIGDKLRTVSGIFILILILGGILLPQPLQAQPDQNDLVRVYGEQQDDYSIRFYADNNLIIPAYVVVTFENLVNLSPDTEMPFSVQLESGAEKQYLFSLNPGDGDRLSYRFSYTFSRGNPQSVSPDGSFLYTFPYTHGSKHRITQGFNGRFTHMDDNRYAVDFDLEVGTPVVAARSGLVVEVKEDSNIGGRSVNYGRHGNYILIMHEDGTFGNYVHLKQNGALVEVGQEVEQGEQIGLSGNTGRSSGPHLHFDVRIPLENGRMQSIPIRFRGRDGEPIQPEEGEIYYAYQPEGGDFTEIFGADYTNSDFAEYSGTARVQDNLDFRVEQTDLTYVIFIGNGFDYPVNAEVELRLENMNSTRQSPVNIRLGAGEERFLTIVRPRDGVSSWRYGYAVNYRRIE, from the coding sequence ATGAATATAATAGGCGATAAACTGCGAACTGTCTCCGGAATCTTTATTCTGATACTTATACTGGGGGGAATTCTGCTTCCCCAGCCGCTGCAGGCTCAGCCTGATCAGAATGACCTGGTGAGGGTCTATGGCGAGCAGCAGGATGATTACAGCATCCGCTTTTATGCCGACAACAATCTGATCATTCCCGCCTATGTTGTTGTGACATTTGAAAACCTTGTGAACCTCTCTCCGGATACCGAGATGCCCTTCTCGGTTCAACTGGAATCCGGCGCCGAGAAACAATACCTCTTCTCATTGAACCCGGGTGACGGCGACAGGCTATCTTACCGTTTTTCATACACCTTTTCCCGGGGCAATCCCCAAAGCGTTTCGCCCGACGGGAGCTTTCTGTACACGTTCCCGTACACCCACGGCAGCAAGCACCGGATCACCCAGGGCTTTAACGGCCGGTTCACCCACATGGACGATAACCGCTACGCCGTTGATTTTGATCTGGAGGTCGGCACACCGGTGGTAGCAGCACGATCCGGCCTGGTGGTGGAAGTAAAGGAAGATTCCAATATCGGCGGCAGATCCGTGAACTACGGCCGCCACGGCAATTACATCCTGATCATGCACGAAGACGGAACGTTCGGTAATTATGTACACCTGAAACAGAATGGAGCGCTCGTGGAAGTGGGACAGGAGGTTGAACAGGGCGAACAGATCGGTCTCAGCGGCAACACCGGACGCTCCTCGGGCCCCCATCTTCATTTTGATGTGCGCATCCCTCTGGAAAACGGCCGGATGCAGTCCATTCCAATCCGGTTCCGTGGTCGGGACGGTGAACCGATCCAGCCCGAGGAAGGTGAGATCTATTATGCATATCAGCCCGAAGGCGGGGATTTCACAGAGATATTCGGCGCCGATTACACAAACAGCGACTTTGCCGAGTACAGCGGCACAGCCAGGGTGCAGGATAATCTGGACTTCAGGGTGGAACAGACTGATCTGACCTACGTCATTTTCATCGGCAACGGATTTGACTACCCGGTGAATGCCGAGGTCGAGCTGCGGCTGGAAAATATGAACAGTACACGGCAGAGTCCGGTGAATATCCGTCTCGGGGCGGGTGAGGAACGATTCCTTACCATTGTGCGCCCACGGGATGGCGTTTCCAGCTGGCGATACGGGTATGCGGTGAATTACCGCAGAATTGAATAG
- a CDS encoding ROK family protein, which produces MIVSIDLGGTKMLTALYSNDQDILDSVKTKTPQTTEGDEILKLMLESVKELKKKNSLNDHDIHGIAVAVPSAVDFKNGVVLSATNIGFEHYPLRDKLNDALGVPALVDNDVNAGIYGEFKRGAGKGKRHIIGIYPGTGIGGGLVLNGHLYRGANGGAGELGHMIVQSNGRLCGCGRYGCLETLASKTALAKDLVQLASTGKAPSILEKVGTDFTKIKSSHIKKAMDAGEEAAIDLVHRAADFLGIGMANYVNIFNPEMIILGGGLIEKLGEDFVKRAEKGMRDNAMPVLLKDVEVKIAELGDDTVITGAALLLHDEFGVS; this is translated from the coding sequence ATGATTGTTTCAATAGATCTTGGCGGCACAAAGATGCTGACAGCCTTGTATTCCAACGATCAGGATATCCTGGACAGCGTTAAGACCAAAACCCCCCAGACCACAGAGGGCGATGAGATTCTGAAGCTGATGCTGGAAAGCGTAAAGGAACTGAAAAAGAAAAATTCACTCAATGATCACGACATTCACGGAATTGCCGTTGCGGTTCCGTCTGCGGTGGATTTTAAAAACGGTGTTGTGCTTTCAGCCACCAATATCGGATTCGAGCACTATCCTCTCCGGGATAAACTGAATGATGCGCTGGGCGTCCCCGCCCTGGTTGACAATGATGTGAATGCGGGCATATACGGTGAATTCAAGCGGGGGGCCGGCAAGGGAAAGCGGCACATTATCGGAATATATCCCGGCACCGGGATCGGCGGCGGCCTGGTTCTCAACGGGCATCTCTATCGGGGAGCAAACGGCGGAGCCGGCGAGCTGGGACATATGATCGTGCAGTCCAACGGCCGCCTCTGCGGATGCGGGCGCTACGGATGCCTTGAGACTCTGGCTTCCAAGACGGCCCTGGCCAAGGATCTGGTGCAGCTGGCTTCCACCGGCAAAGCGCCCAGCATACTGGAGAAGGTGGGTACGGATTTTACCAAAATCAAGAGCAGCCATATCAAAAAAGCCATGGACGCCGGGGAAGAAGCCGCCATTGATCTTGTACATCGGGCGGCGGATTTTCTGGGCATAGGAATGGCCAATTATGTGAATATTTTCAATCCTGAAATGATCATCCTGGGCGGTGGTCTGATAGAAAAACTGGGCGAAGATTTTGTGAAGAGAGCGGAAAAAGGGATGCGGGACAATGCCATGCCCGTACTCTTGAAAGATGTGGAAGTGAAAATAGCCGAACTGGGTGATGATACGGTGATTACCGGTGCGGCGCTGCTTCTTCACGATGAATTTGGAGTTTCATGA